In the genome of Buchnera aphidicola (Artemisaphis artemisicola), one region contains:
- the lon gene encoding endopeptidase La has product MNSECSERIKIPVLPLRDVVIYPYMVIPLFVGRKKSIQCIESSMNNDKKIMLIAQKEASKDEPTTDDLFNVGTISSILQMLKLPDGTIKVLIEGLQRASVKNLINNGQHFIADIELIVSPTLLEKDQEVLIRTTINQFESYIKLNKKIPSEILNTLNNIKNSEKLADIIAAHMPLKLNDKQSVLEIYNINERLEFLMAIMETEIDLLQVEKRIRNRVKKQMEKSQREYYLNEQIKAIQKELGDMDEIPDENKILKRKIKASKMPKEAKEKTESELQKLKMMSPMSAEATVVRSYIEWMIQIPWYVKTKIKKDIKKAKEILDIDHFGLEKVKDRILEYLAVQSRQNKVKGPILCLIGPPGVGKTSLGKSIARSTGRKYIRMALGGIRDEAEIRGHRRTYIGSMPGKLIQKMAKVKVKNPLFLLDEIDKMSCDIRVDPASALLEVLDPEQNIAFNDHYLEVDYDLSDVMFVATSNSMNIPAPLLDRMEIIRLSGYTENEKLNIAKKYLYPKQVERNALKEDELIITDCAIINIIQYYTREAGVRNLEREISKICRKVVKNLLLDKSLKQIKISRKNLKNFLGIKRFDYGRTNSINQIGQVIGLAWTEVGGELLTIETASVSGKGKLIYTGSLGEVMQESIQAALTVVRSQADKLGIKKDFHEKYDIHVHVPEGATPKDGPSAGIAMCTAIVSSLTKNSVKSNIAMTGEITLRGQVLPIGGLKEKLLAAHRGGIKKVLIPYENKRDLEEIPQNIITGLKIYPVKNIKEVLKLALEQTPYVL; this is encoded by the coding sequence ATGAATTCTGAGTGTTCTGAACGCATTAAAATCCCTGTATTACCATTAAGAGATGTAGTCATATATCCTTATATGGTTATTCCATTATTTGTAGGTCGTAAAAAATCAATTCAATGTATTGAAAGCTCTATGAATAATGATAAAAAAATAATGTTAATTGCACAAAAAGAAGCCTCCAAAGATGAGCCTACTACAGATGATTTGTTTAATGTAGGAACTATTAGTTCAATTTTACAAATGTTAAAATTACCAGATGGTACAATAAAAGTATTAATAGAAGGTTTGCAACGTGCTTCTGTTAAAAATCTAATAAATAATGGACAACATTTTATTGCAGATATAGAATTAATTGTTTCTCCTACTCTTTTAGAAAAAGATCAAGAAGTTTTAATTCGCACAACAATTAATCAATTTGAATCTTATATTAAACTTAATAAAAAAATTCCATCGGAAATATTAAACACTCTTAATAATATTAAAAATTCAGAAAAACTAGCTGATATTATTGCCGCACATATGCCATTAAAATTAAACGATAAACAATCTGTTTTAGAAATATATAATATTAATGAAAGATTAGAGTTTTTAATGGCAATAATGGAAACAGAAATAGACTTATTACAAGTAGAGAAAAGAATTAGAAATCGTGTTAAAAAACAAATGGAAAAAAGTCAGAGGGAATATTATTTAAACGAACAAATAAAAGCTATTCAAAAAGAACTAGGTGATATGGATGAAATTCCAGATGAAAATAAAATTTTAAAAAGAAAAATTAAAGCATCAAAAATGCCTAAAGAAGCTAAAGAAAAAACTGAATCAGAATTACAAAAATTAAAAATGATGTCACCTATGTCAGCAGAAGCAACAGTAGTAAGAAGTTATATTGAATGGATGATACAAATACCTTGGTACGTTAAAACAAAAATAAAAAAAGATATTAAAAAAGCGAAGGAAATTCTTGATATAGATCATTTTGGATTAGAAAAAGTTAAAGATAGAATTTTAGAATATTTAGCCGTACAAAGTCGACAAAATAAAGTTAAAGGTCCTATTTTATGTTTAATTGGACCGCCAGGAGTAGGAAAAACTTCTTTAGGAAAATCTATTGCAAGATCTACAGGAAGAAAATATATAAGAATGGCTTTAGGAGGAATAAGAGATGAAGCCGAAATTAGAGGTCATAGAAGAACATATATAGGATCTATGCCTGGAAAATTAATCCAAAAAATGGCAAAGGTAAAAGTTAAAAATCCTTTATTTTTATTAGATGAAATTGATAAAATGTCTTGTGATATAAGAGTAGACCCTGCTTCTGCCTTATTAGAAGTATTAGATCCCGAACAAAATATAGCTTTTAATGATCATTATTTAGAAGTTGACTATGATTTGTCAGATGTAATGTTTGTAGCTACATCTAATTCTATGAATATACCTGCTCCATTATTAGATCGCATGGAAATTATTCGTCTTTCTGGTTATACTGAAAATGAAAAATTAAATATAGCAAAAAAATATTTATATCCAAAACAAGTAGAAAGAAACGCTCTTAAAGAAGATGAATTAATAATTACTGATTGTGCAATAATTAATATTATTCAATATTATACTCGTGAAGCAGGAGTGCGTAATTTAGAGCGTGAAATTTCTAAAATCTGCCGTAAGGTAGTAAAAAATTTACTATTAGATAAATCTTTAAAACAAATTAAAATTAGTCGTAAAAACTTAAAAAATTTTCTAGGAATCAAACGATTTGATTATGGCAGAACTAATAGTATTAATCAAATTGGTCAAGTCATTGGATTGGCATGGACAGAAGTAGGTGGAGAACTTTTAACAATTGAAACAGCTTCAGTTTCTGGAAAAGGAAAACTAATATATACAGGTTCTTTAGGTGAAGTAATGCAAGAATCTATTCAAGCCGCATTAACTGTTGTTAGATCTCAAGCAGATAAATTAGGTATTAAAAAAGATTTTCATGAAAAATATGATATTCATGTGCATGTTCCTGAAGGAGCAACGCCAAAAGATGGTCCAAGTGCAGGTATAGCAATGTGTACTGCAATAGTATCATCATTAACAAAAAACTCTGTAAAATCTAATATTGCAATGACTGGAGAGATTACTTTACGTGGACAAGTTCTGCCAATTGGAGGACTAAAAGAAAAATTATTAGCAGCACACCGTGGAGGAATAAAAAAAGTATTAATTCCATATGAAAATAAACGTGATTTAGAAGAAATACCTCAAAATATTATTACAGGATTAAAAATATATCCGGTAAAAAATATTAAAGAAGTTTTAAAATTAGCATTAGAACAAACTCCATATGTTTTATAA
- the ppiD gene encoding peptidylprolyl isomerase yields MIKFLKTQSSHIIIKIILGIVILSLIFSTMNGYINQNSEKYVAIVNGEKISLQTFKNMYAFEKEKQKKILGKNFFKLSKNKNFINKTYNDILSQLINNVLLEQYTKKMQFEINDYKIKEIILNSSLFQKDHQFNKEKYLNYLNSINLSNHEYISIIKTKINTENLINTIANSNFILKNEQKNILELLSQKRIFRKSIVNVNSEIYKQNVTDKEAQDYFNKYKNNFYIPEKFKINYIQLTPKKFKTTANEEEIHNWYLKNINKYSTKEKRKYSIIQTKTRSEALLILSKLHNKPEDFFKIAKENSIDPISSKNSGSIGWITIDLIPNEIKNANLNKKNEISHIISFRNNFIIVKLDDIIPPKQKKINEVHDIIKKEIEKEKSLNLYHKLQNKISDTIKNKSNQFDIILQENNLSFQNTDWFDKNSIPKTLNIPILKKIIFNIQSLNKDSILKSDPHFVTLRDNQSFLIKIKDFQNKKMQVFSNVKKNIIQKIKFIKATQATKQKAEKIIYQLKTGNTDLFKKSNLYFSNPQSISRYNSSPITSIIFSLPHPKKGKKIYTLYQDINKNFVIISLEKIYNKNFSKNEKNIIIEYLEKNNTETMFNSILENLRKTSIIEYEKIDEI; encoded by the coding sequence ATGATAAAATTTTTAAAAACACAATCAAGTCATATTATAATTAAAATAATTTTAGGAATAGTTATCTTATCTTTAATATTCAGCACTATGAATGGTTATATAAATCAAAATTCTGAAAAATATGTTGCTATAGTAAATGGTGAAAAAATTAGTTTGCAAACATTTAAAAATATGTATGCTTTTGAAAAAGAAAAACAAAAAAAAATTTTAGGAAAAAATTTTTTTAAATTAAGTAAAAATAAAAATTTTATCAATAAAACTTATAATGATATTTTATCTCAATTAATAAATAATGTTTTATTAGAACAATATACTAAAAAAATGCAATTTGAAATCAATGATTATAAAATAAAAGAAATAATACTAAACTCTTCTTTATTTCAAAAAGATCACCAATTCAATAAAGAAAAATATTTAAATTATCTTAATTCTATAAATTTAAGCAATCATGAATATATTAGTATTATTAAAACTAAAATAAATACTGAAAACTTAATAAATACTATTGCAAATAGTAATTTTATTTTAAAAAATGAACAAAAAAATATTTTAGAATTATTATCTCAAAAAAGAATATTTAGAAAATCTATTGTTAATGTTAATTCTGAAATATATAAACAAAACGTAACTGATAAAGAAGCTCAAGATTATTTTAATAAATACAAAAATAATTTTTATATTCCAGAAAAATTTAAAATCAATTATATTCAATTAACACCTAAAAAGTTTAAAACTACTGCTAATGAAGAAGAAATTCACAATTGGTATCTAAAAAATATCAATAAATACTCAACAAAAGAAAAAAGAAAATATAGTATTATTCAAACTAAAACTAGAAGTGAAGCATTGTTAATATTATCTAAATTACATAACAAACCAGAAGATTTTTTTAAAATAGCTAAAGAAAATTCAATAGATCCTATTTCATCTAAAAATAGTGGAAGCATTGGATGGATCACAATAGATTTAATACCAAATGAAATTAAAAATGCTAATTTAAATAAAAAAAATGAAATATCTCATATTATTTCATTTCGTAACAATTTTATAATTGTTAAATTAGATGACATAATTCCTCCTAAACAAAAAAAAATCAATGAAGTACATGATATTATTAAAAAAGAAATAGAAAAAGAAAAATCATTAAACTTATATCATAAATTACAAAATAAAATATCTGATACTATTAAAAATAAATCAAATCAATTTGACATAATTCTTCAAGAAAATAATTTATCTTTTCAAAATACAGATTGGTTTGACAAAAATTCAATTCCTAAAACATTAAACATTCCTATATTAAAAAAGATTATTTTTAATATTCAATCATTAAATAAAGATAGCATACTTAAATCAGATCCGCATTTTGTTACATTAAGAGACAATCAATCGTTTTTAATTAAAATTAAAGATTTTCAAAATAAAAAAATGCAAGTATTTTCAAATGTTAAAAAAAATATTATACAAAAGATAAAGTTTATAAAAGCAACACAAGCAACAAAACAAAAAGCAGAAAAAATTATTTATCAGCTAAAAACAGGAAATACTGATTTATTTAAAAAATCCAATCTTTATTTTAGTAATCCTCAAAGCATATCTCGTTATAATTCAAGTCCTATTACATCAATAATTTTTTCTTTACCACATCCTAAAAAAGGAAAAAAAATATACACTTTATATCAAGATATCAATAAAAATTTTGTAATTATATCACTTGAAAAAATTTATAATAAAAATTTTTCTAAAAATGAAAAAAATATTATCATTGAATATTTAGAAAAAAATAACACTGAAACAATGTTTAATTCTATTCTTGAAAATCTTCGTAAAACATCAATAATTGAATATGAAAAAATAGATGAGATATAA
- the queC gene encoding 7-cyano-7-deazaguanine synthase QueC, whose translation MKKALIIFSGGQDSTTCLIHYTHICKEVHCITFDYNQLHKSEINCSLVISKKLGIKDHIVLDIRYLQNISISSLTREKISIDSNHPLDTSLPSTFIPGRNILFLTLASIYAYSNNINTIVLGVNEIDFSGYPDCKNQFIKNMNNVINIGMNSNIFFKTPLINLNKAEIWALSDYWNSTDIILNQTVTCYNGFPGKGCGTCRSCILRHKGFNQWKLNYSYYMKSMKTKMKLL comes from the coding sequence ATGAAAAAAGCATTGATAATTTTTAGCGGTGGACAAGATTCTACAACTTGTTTAATACATTATACTCATATATGTAAAGAAGTTCACTGTATAACTTTTGACTATAATCAATTACATAAATCTGAAATTAATTGTTCTCTTGTTATATCAAAAAAATTAGGAATAAAAGATCATATAGTTTTAGACATTAGATATTTACAAAATATATCTATTAGCAGCTTGACTAGAGAAAAAATTTCAATTGATAGCAATCATCCATTAGATACTTCTTTGCCAAGCACATTTATTCCTGGTCGTAATATTTTATTTTTAACGTTAGCTTCTATATATGCTTATAGTAATAATATTAATACAATAGTTTTGGGTGTTAATGAAATTGATTTTTCTGGTTATCCTGATTGTAAAAATCAATTTATTAAAAATATGAATAACGTTATCAATATTGGAATGAATTCTAATATTTTTTTTAAAACCCCTCTTATAAATTTAAATAAAGCAGAAATATGGGCTTTATCAGATTATTGGAATAGTACTGATATTATTTTAAACCAAACCGTTACTTGTTATAATGGTTTTCCAGGAAAAGGTTGTGGTACATGTCGTTCATGCATTCTTAGACACAAAGGCTTTAATCAATGGAAACTAAATTATTCTTATTACATGAAAAGCATGAAAACAAAAATGAAACTATTATAA
- a CDS encoding SmdA family multidrug ABC transporter permease/ATP-binding protein, which yields MKLFNQLKWFFIREWKRYLGAILLLIIIAILQLFPPKIVGILIDLIIKKNIHSLQMLSWIATILLVATIVYILRYLWRILLFGASYQLATELRVKFYRYFSQQSEKFFLKNRTGDLIARATNDVDRVVFAAGEGVLTLVDSLVMGFSVLIVMSTQISFLLTIISLIPMPIMAILIKQYGKKLHKSFRHAQKSFSLLNNQTQEILTSIRMIRAFGSEEFQLKKFNEIVINAGEKNMEVAKIDSYFDPVIYLSVAFSNLLAVIGGGWLVWEDRITIGQLTSFIMYLGLMIWPMLALAWMFNIVERGSAAWDRIYSIINKDLYIKDGNQIVSSYSSILKININAFYYPNNHVPSLKNINLILEPGNTIGICGPTGSGKTTLIKLVQRQFKCNKEEITYNSISLSELKIDSWRSKIAVVNQNTFLFSESIANNISLGKPYASHKEIEEAAKLADIHKDIIHLPQGYKTEVGERGIMLSGGQKQRIAIARALLLNTEILILDDALSAVDGQTENNILNNIEKWKKNGHSLIIIAHRLSALINSDEIIVIKSGSIIQRGNHLKLIQEKNWYQSMYYYQKLETELEDD from the coding sequence GTGAAATTGTTTAATCAGTTAAAATGGTTTTTTATACGAGAATGGAAAAGATATTTAGGAGCAATTTTATTGTTAATAATAATTGCTATTTTGCAACTATTTCCACCTAAAATAGTTGGTATACTTATCGATCTAATCATAAAAAAAAATATACATAGCTTACAAATGCTATCTTGGATAGCCACTATTTTATTGGTAGCAACTATAGTGTATATCCTACGTTACTTATGGAGAATTTTATTATTTGGTGCTTCTTATCAATTAGCTACAGAACTTAGAGTAAAATTTTATCGTTATTTTAGTCAACAAAGTGAAAAATTTTTTTTAAAAAACAGAACAGGAGATTTAATAGCTAGAGCAACTAATGATGTTGATCGTGTTGTTTTTGCTGCAGGAGAAGGTGTTTTAACATTAGTAGATTCACTAGTTATGGGTTTTTCCGTTTTAATAGTAATGAGTACTCAAATTAGTTTTTTATTAACCATAATATCTTTAATACCTATGCCTATTATGGCTATTTTAATTAAACAATATGGTAAAAAACTTCATAAGAGTTTTCGTCATGCTCAAAAATCTTTTTCTTTATTAAATAATCAAACACAAGAAATATTAACCAGCATTAGAATGATTAGAGCATTTGGATCAGAAGAATTTCAATTAAAAAAATTTAATGAAATTGTTATTAATGCAGGAGAAAAAAACATGGAAGTGGCTAAAATCGATTCGTATTTTGATCCTGTGATTTATCTATCAGTAGCATTTTCTAATTTACTAGCTGTTATAGGAGGAGGATGGTTAGTTTGGGAAGATCGCATCACAATAGGACAATTAACTAGTTTCATTATGTATCTTGGATTAATGATTTGGCCAATGCTAGCATTAGCATGGATGTTTAATATAGTAGAGAGAGGCAGTGCAGCTTGGGATAGAATATATTCTATTATTAATAAAGATTTATATATTAAAGATGGCAATCAAATTGTTTCGTCTTATTCTAGTATATTAAAAATTAATATTAATGCATTTTATTATCCTAACAATCATGTTCCATCTTTAAAGAATATAAATCTTATTCTTGAACCAGGAAATACTATTGGCATTTGTGGTCCTACAGGATCTGGAAAAACTACTTTGATAAAGCTTGTTCAAAGACAATTTAAATGCAATAAAGAAGAGATAACATATAATTCTATATCATTATCAGAATTAAAAATTGATTCTTGGAGAAGTAAAATTGCAGTAGTAAATCAAAATACTTTTTTATTCTCAGAAAGTATAGCTAATAATATTAGTTTAGGAAAACCTTATGCTTCTCACAAAGAAATTGAAGAAGCTGCAAAATTAGCTGATATACATAAAGATATAATACACTTACCTCAAGGATATAAAACTGAAGTAGGAGAACGTGGTATTATGTTATCAGGTGGCCAAAAACAACGTATTGCAATAGCACGGGCTTTGTTATTAAATACAGAAATATTAATATTAGATGATGCTCTTTCTGCTGTAGATGGTCAAACAGAAAATAATATCTTAAATAATATTGAAAAATGGAAAAAAAATGGACATTCTTTAATTATTATAGCACATCGTTTATCTGCATTAATTAACTCAGATGAAATTATAGTAATAAAAAGTGGTTCAATTATACAAAGAGGTAATCATTTAAAATTAATTCAAGAAAAAAATTGGTATCAATCAATGTATTATTATCAAAAATTAGAAACAGAACTTGAGGATGATTAA
- a CDS encoding SmdB family multidrug efflux ABC transporter permease/ATP-binding protein, producing the protein MKHLIQFWPILKRLLIYIKPYKKKIILAFIFLLSGSISEVLGPMLISYFINNILSKHVFHIKIILIIIILYIMLQVLSVFFNYFQSILFNKIAVKIINKLRQDIMYSALQQPISEFDSQPIGQMISKVTNDTEAVKELYDTVGPTLFRSTTLICIILFAMFTLEWRMAMVALIILPLVATLMLIYQYYSTPILRKVRYYLADINNKFNETINGINVIQQFRQEKRFEKNIKESSDLHYLERMKVLILDSLLLRPLLSLLSALILCSFIFLFSFFPVETCEIGTLYAFITYLGRLNEPLITITIQQSILQQSIVAGERVFSLIDSPKHKYGKNTNPFKSGKINIKNINFNYKNSSKNVLKNINIDISSKNFVAFVGHTGSGKSTLVNLLMGYYPIKHGQIYLDDKSIDSISHYVLRQNISIVQQDPIILSDTIFANITLGRKISEEKVWKILDQVYLGSLVKSMPKGIYSLLGEEGSNLSVGQKQLLAIARILVSYPKILILDEATANIDSGTEKLIQKTLLSIQKKSTIIVIAHRLSTITQADLIVVLKKGQIVEFGKHKKLLNNKSYYWKMYKFQSSKI; encoded by the coding sequence ATGAAGCATTTAATCCAATTTTGGCCAATTTTAAAACGTTTATTAATTTATATAAAACCTTATAAAAAAAAAATAATTTTAGCATTTATTTTTCTTTTAAGCGGATCTATTTCAGAAGTTTTAGGTCCAATGTTAATAAGTTATTTTATCAATAATATCTTATCTAAACATGTATTTCATATAAAAATTATATTAATAATTATTATTTTATATATAATGTTGCAAGTATTATCAGTATTTTTCAACTATTTTCAAAGTATTTTATTTAATAAAATTGCAGTAAAAATAATTAATAAATTACGTCAAGATATTATGTATTCTGCATTACAACAACCTATTAGTGAATTTGATTCTCAACCTATTGGTCAAATGATTTCTAAAGTTACTAATGATACTGAAGCAGTAAAAGAACTATACGACACAGTAGGACCTACTCTTTTTAGAAGTACAACATTAATTTGTATTATATTATTTGCAATGTTCACTCTTGAATGGCGTATGGCGATGGTAGCGTTAATAATTTTACCATTAGTTGCAACATTAATGTTAATTTATCAGTATTATAGCACTCCAATTTTAAGAAAAGTAAGATATTATTTAGCTGATATAAATAACAAATTTAATGAAACTATTAATGGAATAAATGTTATTCAACAATTTCGTCAAGAAAAAAGATTTGAAAAAAATATAAAAGAAAGTAGTGATTTACATTATTTAGAACGTATGAAAGTATTAATATTAGATAGTTTATTATTAAGACCATTACTCAGCTTATTGTCTGCTTTAATACTATGTAGTTTTATTTTTTTATTTAGTTTTTTTCCAGTTGAAACATGTGAAATAGGTACATTATACGCTTTTATTACTTATCTTGGAAGACTCAATGAACCTTTAATTACTATTACTATACAACAATCGATACTACAACAATCAATCGTTGCAGGAGAAAGAGTATTTTCTTTAATTGATTCCCCAAAACATAAATATGGAAAAAACACAAATCCGTTTAAAAGCGGCAAAATTAATATAAAAAATATCAATTTTAACTATAAAAACTCTTCTAAAAATGTATTAAAAAATATAAATATTGATATATCTTCAAAAAACTTTGTTGCTTTTGTAGGACACACTGGAAGTGGAAAAAGTACTTTAGTAAATTTATTAATGGGATATTATCCTATAAAACATGGTCAAATATATTTAGATGATAAATCTATTGATTCAATAAGTCATTATGTGTTAAGACAAAATATATCTATAGTACAACAAGATCCAATAATTCTTTCAGATACTATCTTTGCTAATATTACATTAGGAAGAAAAATATCTGAAGAAAAAGTATGGAAAATATTAGATCAAGTTTATCTTGGATCTTTAGTAAAATCTATGCCAAAAGGTATTTATTCTTTATTAGGAGAAGAAGGAAGTAATTTATCTGTAGGTCAAAAACAATTATTAGCTATTGCTAGAATATTAGTTTCTTATCCAAAAATACTTATATTAGATGAAGCTACTGCTAACATTGATTCTGGAACAGAAAAACTTATTCAAAAAACATTATTATCCATTCAAAAAAAATCTACAATAATAGTTATTGCACATAGACTTTCAACAATTACTCAAGCAGATTTAATAGTAGTTTTAAAAAAGGGGCAAATTGTCGAATTTGGAAAACATAAAAAATTATTAAATAATAAAAGTTATTATTGGAAAATGTATAAATTTCAGTCATCTAAAATTTAG
- the dnaX gene encoding DNA polymerase III subunit gamma/tau, which translates to MNYEILARKWRPQSFKEIIGQKHIITAISNGLSLGHIHHTWLFSGTRGIGKTTIARLLAKSLNCTKGISSNPCRKCTICQEIEKGLCLDVLEIDAASRTKVEDLRDILDNIYYAPTKSRFKVYLIDEVHMLSRHSFNALLKTLEEPPKHVKFILATTDIEKIPKTIISRCLCFKLKTLSENNIFDLLKDVVDKEFVYSDRDSLEKISYYAKGSVRDALNLLENAINLGNGNIYIKNVIEMLGLPPRKYAFFLTSAILKKDLKQTIFLLNKINSLGVEWEEVLIEILRFLYHITISQSFSIELEKNFSQTYKNHINKIAKNTNKKNVRLCYQILLNGRKELKFSPSQKIGVEMAIFRAISEM; encoded by the coding sequence ATGAATTATGAAATATTAGCTCGAAAATGGCGTCCACAATCTTTTAAAGAAATAATCGGTCAAAAACATATTATCACTGCTATATCTAATGGATTATCTCTTGGTCATATTCATCATACATGGTTGTTTTCGGGAACAAGAGGAATTGGAAAAACAACTATAGCTCGATTACTTGCAAAAAGTTTAAATTGTACAAAAGGCATATCATCTAATCCTTGTAGAAAATGTACTATTTGTCAAGAAATAGAAAAAGGATTATGTTTAGATGTTCTTGAAATAGATGCAGCTTCTAGAACAAAAGTAGAAGATCTAAGAGATATATTAGATAATATTTATTATGCTCCAACCAAAAGTCGTTTTAAAGTTTATTTAATTGACGAAGTACATATGCTTTCTCGTCATAGTTTTAATGCATTACTTAAAACTCTTGAAGAACCTCCTAAACATGTAAAATTTATTTTAGCAACCACTGATATTGAAAAAATTCCTAAAACTATTATTTCTCGTTGTTTATGTTTTAAATTAAAAACACTATCTGAAAACAATATTTTTGATTTATTAAAAGATGTGGTAGACAAAGAATTTGTTTATTCTGATCGAGATTCTTTAGAAAAAATATCTTATTATGCTAAAGGAAGTGTGCGCGATGCTCTTAATTTATTAGAAAATGCAATAAATTTAGGAAATGGTAACATATATATAAAAAATGTAATAGAAATGTTAGGTCTTCCGCCAAGAAAATATGCTTTTTTTTTAACTAGTGCTATTTTAAAAAAAGATTTAAAACAAACGATTTTCCTGTTAAATAAAATAAATAGTCTAGGAGTAGAATGGGAAGAAGTTTTAATAGAAATATTACGTTTTTTATATCATATAACTATATCACAATCTTTTTCAATAGAGTTAGAAAAAAATTTTTCTCAAACATATAAAAATCATATTAATAAAATTGCAAAAAATACTAATAAAAAAAATGTTCGTTTATGTTATCAAATATTATTAAATGGAAGAAAAGAATTAAAATTTTCTCCTAGTCAAAAAATAGGAGTAGAAATGGCTATATTTCGAGCAATTTCAGAAATGTAA